In one window of Poriferisphaera corsica DNA:
- a CDS encoding glycosyltransferase family 4 protein — MDKTTRVLIVQPALPKYRIPVFKELATRVGIDLTVLHATESDLKSEQAESFKDIKTSDKKINSPVGQLFWNHDHLKYASKKHTDVYIIVGNMRYLSLIPTVIKARLSGVRVVFWTHGCSKQKSRLRSALRESIYRLAHSIVFYTDTVRKQFEDAGWNPKNLFVAPNSIDLSPIDKEIQHWKNRPEALEAFAKDNQLEGKRNIIFVSRFSPKNRLDLLFKAVERLVREGMHDLKVILIGGGDDVRQTLEEQAANLKIQNNIIFTGPIYEETEIAKWMLNAQIFCYPSNMGLSVQHAIAYKLPVITSNEPRLHGPEIELITDNHTGLLYENGSADDLYQKLRLLLEDENKRKQLADQAYHRLTHEYGISNMVDGLVSCIRGK, encoded by the coding sequence ATGGATAAGACAACACGCGTTTTGATCGTGCAGCCTGCACTTCCGAAATATCGCATCCCTGTGTTCAAAGAGCTTGCTACGCGTGTTGGTATCGATCTGACTGTACTTCATGCGACCGAATCTGATCTGAAAAGTGAACAGGCTGAAAGCTTCAAAGACATCAAAACAAGTGATAAGAAGATCAACTCACCAGTTGGCCAACTATTCTGGAACCACGATCACCTCAAATATGCAAGCAAAAAGCATACCGATGTCTACATTATCGTCGGAAACATGCGATACCTCTCGTTGATCCCAACAGTAATCAAAGCAAGACTCAGCGGCGTAAGAGTCGTATTCTGGACACATGGATGCTCCAAACAAAAGAGTAGACTCAGAAGCGCATTACGCGAGAGTATCTATCGCTTAGCTCATAGTATCGTGTTTTATACCGACACTGTTCGCAAGCAATTTGAAGACGCTGGCTGGAATCCAAAAAACTTGTTTGTCGCACCAAACAGTATTGATCTTTCACCGATCGACAAGGAAATTCAGCATTGGAAAAACCGTCCTGAAGCGTTAGAAGCTTTTGCAAAAGATAATCAACTCGAAGGCAAACGTAATATCATTTTTGTTTCACGTTTCTCACCTAAGAATCGATTAGACCTTTTATTCAAAGCCGTTGAACGACTCGTCCGCGAGGGTATGCACGACCTGAAAGTGATCTTGATTGGTGGCGGTGATGACGTTCGTCAAACACTCGAAGAGCAAGCTGCAAATCTCAAAATCCAAAACAATATCATCTTCACTGGTCCAATTTATGAGGAAACTGAGATCGCAAAATGGATGCTTAACGCCCAAATTTTCTGCTATCCAAGCAACATGGGACTGAGCGTACAACATGCTATCGCGTATAAGCTGCCTGTCATCACATCCAATGAACCCCGCCTACATGGCCCGGAAATTGAATTGATCACAGACAACCATACCGGCCTGCTCTACGAGAACGGCTCCGCAGATGATCTTTATCAAAAACTACGCTTACTACTCGAAGATGAAAACAAGCGTAAGCAACTCGCGGATCAAGCATACCATCGCCTCACACATGAATACGGCATCTCAAACATGGTCGATGGACTCGTCTCATGCATTCGCGGCAAATAA
- a CDS encoding peptide ABC transporter substrate-binding protein translates to MILKNALAAACAAAISISLIGCGSNTPEADVTYLSTLSHSYLDPQRMSWLHDLRVAKNMYEPLVKYNFISHKIEPAVADKWSLSEDGKTYTFHIRENAQWSNGDKITADDFVYAWRRAMLPDQAASYAELFFPIKGAHEFFTWRADQTKQFIKDNPSGSQEKADALWIQTQDQFNNNVGVKAIDPSTISIELEQPTPYFLELAAFMTYSPVHKKSVEAVTSINADTAMVITDSTYWSDSSRVIHNGPYQLKDRKFKRSILMTANPHYWNKAAMKNNSLLERIIENPETALRTFEDSRENIDLWPDVPTSGSLGEMLIEGYETGSRKEVHIMPAAATYFYNFNTIAEKTSSGEPNPLRDARVRRALSMAIDRDYIVNRVTRMKEPAATTFIPVSVIGGYNPPTNIGLKLNIEEAQKLLAEAGFPNGKDFPTLTLLYNTGSFHDKPAQAVVKMWEDNLGININLQGLEPKVFGDRLRRKDFEIARASWFGDYPDPTTFLNKLAITSNNNDTGWSNAEYNELLQQASLERDPAKRMQLLQAAENELVKDAPMALLFHFVQIRLFDDTKVKGFAEQDNPWNHFDFYKVSVER, encoded by the coding sequence ATGATCTTGAAAAACGCCCTTGCGGCTGCGTGCGCAGCAGCGATCTCTATCTCTCTCATCGGCTGTGGCTCGAACACGCCCGAAGCAGATGTCACATACCTCTCGACACTCTCTCACAGCTATCTCGACCCGCAACGCATGTCTTGGCTACACGATCTGCGTGTTGCAAAAAACATGTACGAACCTCTGGTGAAATACAACTTCATTTCTCACAAAATCGAACCGGCTGTCGCTGATAAATGGTCACTCTCCGAAGACGGAAAAACCTACACCTTCCACATCCGTGAAAACGCTCAATGGTCCAACGGCGACAAAATCACAGCCGACGATTTTGTCTACGCGTGGCGTCGCGCAATGTTACCCGACCAAGCTGCTTCCTATGCTGAGCTCTTCTTCCCAATCAAAGGCGCACACGAATTCTTCACATGGCGTGCTGATCAAACCAAACAGTTCATCAAAGACAACCCCTCCGGCAGTCAGGAAAAAGCCGACGCGCTCTGGATACAAACTCAAGATCAATTCAATAACAATGTTGGCGTTAAAGCGATCGATCCAAGCACCATAAGCATCGAACTTGAGCAGCCAACACCTTACTTCCTCGAACTTGCCGCGTTCATGACCTACTCACCCGTCCATAAAAAATCGGTTGAAGCCGTCACATCCATCAACGCAGATACCGCAATGGTCATTACCGATTCTACCTATTGGTCAGACTCATCGCGCGTCATTCACAACGGCCCATACCAACTCAAAGATCGTAAGTTCAAACGCTCCATCCTCATGACAGCCAATCCACACTACTGGAACAAGGCTGCGATGAAGAACAACTCTCTACTCGAACGTATCATCGAGAACCCCGAAACTGCGCTTCGAACTTTCGAAGATTCACGAGAAAACATCGACCTGTGGCCAGATGTCCCAACCTCTGGCTCACTTGGCGAAATGCTCATCGAAGGCTATGAAACCGGCTCTCGCAAAGAAGTCCATATCATGCCCGCCGCCGCAACATACTTCTACAACTTCAATACGATTGCTGAAAAAACATCGTCCGGCGAACCCAACCCACTGCGTGACGCTCGCGTTCGCCGCGCACTCTCCATGGCCATCGACCGCGATTACATCGTCAATCGTGTCACACGCATGAAAGAACCCGCCGCCACAACCTTCATCCCCGTAAGCGTGATCGGTGGCTACAACCCACCAACCAACATCGGCCTCAAACTCAATATCGAAGAGGCCCAAAAGCTACTCGCAGAAGCCGGCTTCCCCAACGGCAAAGATTTCCCAACCCTCACACTCCTCTATAACACCGGTTCATTCCATGATAAACCTGCACAAGCCGTTGTAAAAATGTGGGAGGATAACCTCGGCATTAACATCAACCTCCAAGGCCTTGAACCTAAAGTTTTCGGCGATCGTCTGCGTCGTAAAGATTTTGAAATTGCACGAGCCTCATGGTTTGGTGATTACCCCGACCCCACCACATTCCTCAACAAACTCGCCATCACATCCAACAACAACGACACCGGCTGGAGCAACGCTGAGTACAACGAATTACTCCAACAAGCATCTCTCGAACGCGATCCCGCCAAACGGATGCAACTACTCCAAGCTGCCGAAAACGAGCTCGTCAAGGACGCTCCCATGGCCCTGCTCTTCCACTTCGTTCAAATCCGTCTTTTCGACGACACGAAAGTCAAAGGCTTCGCCGAACAGGACAACCCTTGGAATCATTTTGATTTCTATAAAGTCTCAGTGGAACGCTGA